One window of Nicotiana tomentosiformis chromosome 11, ASM39032v3, whole genome shotgun sequence genomic DNA carries:
- the LOC138901849 gene encoding uncharacterized protein, which translates to MRRLCSRLRGKAVQQGHQPIISAPAVRLPRGGGQAGRGRPRGGGQSATVQSDGGQPANAPTRFYVFPSRPDALASDSVITGTISVCGRDASVLFDPGSTYSYVSSPFVHFLDIPRESLDTPVHVSTPVGDYVVVDRIYQSSMVTLSGYETRADLLLLDMIDFEVILAWTGYLHTTSYLIIMPRLLP; encoded by the coding sequence ATGAGGAGATTATGctccaggcttcggggcaaggcagtgcagcagggccaCCAGCCCATAATTTCAGCACCGGCTGTCCGActgcccagaggcggagggcaggctggtaggggccgtcctagaggtggaggccagtcagctaCTGTTCAGTCGGACGGGGGCCAGCCCGCCAACGCTCCAACAAGATTCTATGTTTTTCCATCCAGACCAGATGCATTGGCCTCAGATTCTgtgatcacaggtactatttctgtatgcggtagggatgcttcggtattatttgatccagggtctacctactcatatgtgtcatcccCGTTTGTTCATTTcttggatattcctcgtgagtccttggatACTCCTGTtcatgtgtccactcctgtgggtgattaTGTGGTTGTGGATCGGATATACCAATCCTCTATGGTCACATTAAGTGGTTACGAGACTAGGGCGGACCTTCTGCTacttgatatgatcgactttgaggtcatcctggcatggactggttatctccataccaCGTCGTACTTGATTAttatgccaagactattaccttag